Within Phycodurus eques isolate BA_2022a chromosome 18, UOR_Pequ_1.1, whole genome shotgun sequence, the genomic segment CTTTCAAATAtggttctgttttgtttgcGGTTTGTTAATTACCGACTGTTCCCCTTTAGAGGGAAAGCCACCATGCAAGCCGCCGCCTTGGCTTCGTCCCTCGGTTTCGCTTTGGTCGGAGGGGCTATCACAGGTGGGTGGAGATGAGAAAGTGTCTGCAAAGCAAAATAAGATCCAAGACAAGCGTTGAATCAAAATTCTACCTAATGCAATACTaactgacaacaacaacacatcccACTGGACTTTTTGAAACTTTTCTAATGAATTCTAAATTCACAAGTACAGGATATGAAAGTACAATTGTTGTTTACAAAGTAAAGTAACCTAGTAAAAAGGATGCTTATTGATGTTGCTCTCCATAGAGGGTAAATTGTGGAATTACACATTCACAAAGTCCGATGAATTATGATTTTGGCAAAATTAAAGCAGCAGATCAGTTTTTGCGTGGAGGGATCGCTCATAATGGCCAAAATTTCGACAAATTCCCTGGTAGGAGTTTGCCATGGAATTAGCCTCAAAatagctgcttcaaaccaaaatagctaacttcttgttcaatttcaggcaggGTTCCTAGAGACCTTTTCATGCATCTCGTCATGATAGTCATGTGCGCTCACTTTTGtgttgatcggtgaaactggatttttgtatttacaaCTTTCCAGGTGGCGCTACTGAGCGAAATCTGAAGGGTCTTGTTTGGGAGCCACTAAAAGATGTTTCAAATCTAAATTGTTTAGTTTTCGGGCATGTTCCTCTTATGAATCATGCAGTCCAAGAGGGCCAGCGCAATGAACACTGACTCTCTGGAAGAGTTAGTAAAAACTGAGCATCCTTGTAAAGGCATCATTAGATTAAGCGggtgtactgtatttcaatgtaTACTATTTGGTTTGATTTGAGACAAAATGGTTACCTAAGAAGAGCCAATCCAGGGTAACTTAAAAAGTGTTTCTCTTATTTCACAGGTTTAATAATGAAGCTGCCTATTTGGGGACAACCTCCTGACCAGAACTGCTTCGATGACTCTCTTTACTGGGAGGTAAGAAATCCTACTTCGTTTCAAAGATTGTAGTTCTACGAGAGTAATATTCCACATTATTAAACTTGAAATTCAGGCCAATATTTGCTCTGTATCCAGGGTAGTACCTGAATATTAACATAACAGTCAGTAGCTGCTCTCTCTATTATGCACATGCAGCCTTTCAGGATAAAGAAGACAgctttatatatttttgaaatatttctttTCCAGGTCCCtgcggaggaagaggagaatgaGGAGAGCTTGGCTCACGCAGATCACTCGAAGAACAAAGCAGATGTTTAAAAATtgcaatgaagaaaaaaaaaaacatagcagGGATTATTATTGCTCCACAATGCTCTTAATTGCAGTTCAGTGTGAGTTGAGACATTAAAATGTAATCGTTTTCGAATACTAGGTGTAGACATAATTAGTCAGTTAATTGATCGTCAAGAATTTAGCTGATTGTATGAAATTGAAATAGGAGGCAAATTTGTGCGCTCTACATGGTTGCAGCCAGTATATATGCTGTTGATTCAAtttcaattacagtatattgttatcTATAGAAGCACAGCGAGCAGCGATGGGAAATGAAGCCACATCCATGGAGACAATTGTTAATTCATATAAAGATGTTatgttgaattcatttttttatcttACATCACACGTAGTAAAATGCctttcccttaaaaaaaaatacattgtatcaAATTAACCTTCAGggatgtgttttcattttttttttttaacactgaaaTCAACAGTTGACAAGTGAATTATCACACAATGTTGGAACACAGCAACACCTGTAAAccatttctttatttacttaaataaacatagaagcatgttttttttgtttttgtttttgtttttacatattaGTACAGGGTGTATTTTTTGCTTTCAAGCACTGTTATCCTTCCACATGAGTTACACTTTGGGGAAAGACAGGGATGGAACACAGCTTCTTGTGACCTTATCTTTCGAAGAACAATGTTCCTGTGATGAACCaacgtgtgtgtacgtgtgtgtctgtctgtctgtctacacTGAGGctcattttgttaaaaaaaatgtgattatatCAAATGTATTCTTCTCTGTACATACAAGTTCACACTTTTATGGATGGACATGGTCAGTTTGGTTGTAGCCctgcagtgtaaaaaaaagaaccGGTCCAGGAATTAGATTTTTCCAGATGTCTTTAGATAACGAGAGgaatgtgttttcatgttttcgtACATAATACATCCTGCCACCATGATgtgacacaaatgcatctttgtgtgtgtgtgtgtgttacgtttcatgaccaaaaaaaaagtgctgcgGGTGAGATCAAACTGACTACATTTCATAGTTAGTCATCaactttcattttgacaatttatGTTCGATGCCTAAAACAATGAAAAGCATcaaagatttgtatttttacacaGTGCTACATGCATTTGTATAATGTACTAACACtgcaataataaatgttttgtacATTAATGCACAAATGTGTGTCTTTTGTGGGGTCATTGTGGAAAAACTACCAAAGACATCTTGTACAGTGGgggtcctcattagggtcacgactttgggcgagagttgTGGGTACAGAACCTGACAGGTTGGCAGCGAGTGGTAGAGATGGGTAttaaaacttgttttcataGTTAAGGTTGCCCCCAGGTGGCAGTACAAACGACAAATCCACACAATTCCCTTGcataaaaatgtgcattaaaagatgaaaaacaaatgttgaacAGCAAGCCAACATTAAGTCCAAGAACtcattttgtcaattttttttcttatttctaaAGAAATTTGAGGTTGttctgtaaaattattttttttaagtcgtTAAAGCTAAAGAATTTCCTCATGTACttgttttgcattaaaacaacGGGAAACTTACCCATTATGTATTGTGATTATCGTGGTCtctttgacatcaaattaggctgtatgtggcccctgaactcCACAATGAGTTTGATTAAGGCATACAGCAGTTGTCGTTGCATTAAATTCCCCCACTACAGGCTTCTTTATACATCCTTTTGCAATGACCAAAATGTATTAACTAATGATAAACGTCTTACCTTCTGTGTAACCGCCCCCAAACTATCAACATTTAAAGCCAACTCTTTTATAATGTTTAGTTTCGAATTGGCAGGTGGCAGTAAAGAACTGCCGCGGTGGTGTGACGTCGACGTTAAAAACacgaagtttttttttattttatttttttaaaaatttatcatggatttttttcactccacttccttgttgtGAAGGAAGCGTGCAGCGGTGCATGCTGGGATACAACATGTCTCCTGTGtctgttagctaatgctaacctACGGGTCGTCACTGCGAATACATTTAGATGTATGCACGTTGTAGCGTTGTCAAGGTGTCTTCGATAATAAACGATACAGCACTGTTGCCATGGTGAGTACCGGATACTGTCATCTATTAAGCGCATTGCGTGTGTAATGTATGCAAATGCGCTGTAGCGTTAGCTAATAGTCTCAATCTGTTGGTGCTTAGAACCGTTAAaggtatttcccccccccccccccaaccctcgtttatttatgtatatttgtatttctCCTGGTTGTAGTTATTGAGGTAGAAGACCTCGATTTGGCATGATCGGTAGGTATCGTTGCAAGGACTGCTATGTTAAGCTTTGGTAAGAGTCCATAACTTGACGCCAAAGAATGTAGAATATTCAAATATGAAGTGTTCCACCCAGACAACATCCAGATTGTGCATTGTCCCatctattaattaaaaaaacacaacaatagcGCAACAACAAACTAGACCAAACAAGGTTCTATgaagaaatgtaaaataataatattcctGCTAGTAAAAATGGAGCAAATAGGCAGAATTGTGGACAAAGACCATTGTAGTAGAAGCTGGAACAGTGTTTTATATGACAAGAGGTGTCGATTGATTTCTAAGGTAAGAAGACAAAACTGTTTTGAAGGAGGATATGGATCGGATATTTGCAGGTGAATTATTGCAGTCATAGAGAGCTTTAAATTCAAATGattcaattattaaaatgtatcatGTTCCGATGCTTGAACTCCtccaagtatcttggggtcttgttcacgattgagggaagaatggaacgggatcggtgcagcgtctggagtgatgcggactttgtatgggtccgttgtggtgaagaaggtgctaaggcgaagctctcaatttaccggtcgatctccgttcctaccctcacctatggtcacgagctgtgggtcgtgaccgaaagaacaagatcccggatacaagcggccgaaatgagttttcctccgcagggtgtccgggctctcccttagacatAAGGttagaagctcggtcatccgggaggagctcagagtagagccgctgctcctccgcattgagaggagccagatgaggtggctgggttatctgattcagatgcctccctggtgaggagctccgggcacgtcccaccgtaCGGGAGGAGGGCACGGCggggagactacgtctctcggctggcctgtgaacacctcgggatccccccggaatagctggatgaagtggctggggagggggaagtctgggcgctaaagctactgcccccgccacccgacctcggataagcggtagaaaatggatggatgttccgaTGCTTCTATTTTTGTCACAGCTCATAAAATCAGATTGTTACTGTTTGTGTTGTTGATTGTtactgtttgtgttgttttgtgattTATGATAAAATGCACCATTTTAGTACATTTGttgctatttttgtattattatgtgGTGTTAACGTGGTTAACaaatccacctcacagttctgtggttggGGGTTCATTTCTGTACTTGGGCTTTCTTGTGTGTAGTTTAcgtgttctcctcgtgcttgcatgggtttttctTCTGGGTATTCCgatttcttcccacattccaaaaacatacgtgtAAAGTTAACTGAAGGTTGTTatatagaataataatatatgtatgtgtagaagatggatggatggacagtgtgttaaatgctcAACTGCAACTTTGTAAAAAATATGTTCGGTGaaatcagtactttttgcatCAAGTAGActgtctttattttttcccgtttatttcaaatcaaacaATAGAAACCAACAACATACCAtcaaatcaacaaaacaacagccTGAGTTCAAAATGGGGATGGAGGATGCTGAGCTAATGTGATTCCATCCCCTGTTGtcccaaataaaaaatactagtacaacaaaaacaaacacacttaTCGCTCTCTGGAACCCGCTTCCCCCTGAGACAacaggaaaaaaggaaaaacggcaCCTCAAAGTAACTTCTCATTTCCTCCCTTCCTTATTATACCTTTAAAACACTCCTTTTCTCCAGATGTCTGAATAAtcaatattcttcttctttctttccagTCAACAAAAGCGGAATGCAGAGTGTCCAGTTCCAGCTCCAGGATGGATGACAAGAGCAGAGGCAAGGCTGCGTCAatctaaaatgaatgaataaaataaaagatgaatcATTTACAAATGTAGTTGCAGATGCATTTGTCATTGCAAAATAATTATCAAGTattttaaaagttaaacacaCAAGGTATTTGTCACCAGCAGTTGGTGTCACTCGAGTTACTAAAAATGATCCTATAACAAAATATGCATTTAGGTCACATCTAAAGTAGATTTACTAGTATTTCTGCTCTCCATACAAGGTCagatattgttatttatttccGCGACATACTGTTATTTATGTGTTGATTGTTTGTTATCGGTGGGCAGGAAGTGGGTTTTAGTAATAATTTGGTTTATCTGTACTTTAGTTGACATAGCTAACaggggggaggggaaaaaaagctaaagTAACACATTATCCCAAATCTTTTGTCTCAGTTTCGTTCATAATCTCAACCGTCATTTTTCGTGGCTGAGTTACACGCAAAGGGAATTCTGTCATGATCACGTCCTGCGAGCAGGACTTTCCGACCTGCCGCCTATTATAGCACGCAGACTACAGTGTTCTGTTTACGCAggtagagaaaaaaagaagcgtAAACGCAGCCGTAGTAGATCGTCCTcttcctcgtcgtcgtcgtcgtcgtcctcctccagTTCGTCGTCGGCTTCGTCTTCAGCGTCCTCTTCTTCATCGGGATCATCGTCACCCTCGTCCAGCAGCAGTCGGAGTAGCTCCAGAAGCAGCGGTGAGTTAAATTAGAAGCTTCCATTTGATTGTCCTCTTTATTCTTAAACACATTCACCCATTTCTTACTAGACTCCCGCAGTAAGTCCAGAAAGCAatcaaagaaaaggaaaaaggacAAACCCAAAAAGGTATGCGTCTACATTCTGGTTGTTGTTCATTAGTGGTCAGTATTGTGTTA encodes:
- the si:ch211-22i13.2 gene encoding pinin, giving the protein MSTKAECRVSSSSSRMDDKSRGREKKKRKRSRSRSSSSSSSSSSSSSSSSSASSSASSSSSGSSSPSSSSSRSSSRSSDSRSKSRKQSKKRKKDKPKKHKGRKEKRHKRKKEKKSKGGEENSGPVQISKFLKERKKGRKYSMISGKKIKMKVKKSKKDKQRDKNRAELLEFLNSTL